A single region of the Pseudomonas sp. GGS8 genome encodes:
- the clpB gene encoding ATP-dependent chaperone ClpB produces the protein MRIDRLTSKLQLALSDAQSLAVGLDHPAIEPAHLMQAMLEQQGGSIKPLLMQVGFDVTSLRKELTKALDQLPKIQNPTGDVNMSQDLARLLNQADRLAQQKGDQFISSELVLLAAMDENSKLGKLLLGQGVSKKALENAINNLRGGEAVNDANQEESRQALDKYTIDLTKRAEEGKLDPVIGRDDEIRRTIQVLQRRTKNNPVLIGEPGVGKTAIAEGLAQRIINGEVPDGLRGKRLLSLDMGALIAGAKYRGEFEERLKSLLNELSKQEGQIILFIDELHTMVGAGKGEGSMDAGNMLKPALARGELHCVGATTLNEYRQYIEKDAALERRFQKVLVDEPSEEDTIAILRGLKERYEVHHKVAITDGAIIAAAKLSHRYITDRQLPDKAIDLIDEAASRIRMEIDSKPEVLDRLERRLIQLKVESQALKKESDDAAKKRLEKLQEEIARHEREYSDLEEIWNSEKAEVQGSAQIQQKIEQSRQELEAARRKGDLNRMAELQYGVIPDLERSLQMVDQHGKSENQLLRSKVTEEEIAEVVSKWTGIPVAKMLEGEREKLMKMESLLHQRVIGQDEAVIAVSNAVRRSRAGLSDPNRPSGSFMFLGPTGVGKTELCKALAEFLFDTEEAMVRIDMSEFMEKHSVARLIGAPPGYVGYEEGGYLTEAVRRKPYSVILLDEVEKAHPDVFNILLQVLEDGRLTDSHGRTVDFKNTVIVMTSNLGSVQIQELVGDREAQRAAVMDAISTHFRPEFINRVDEVVIFEPLARDQIAGITEIQLGRLRSRLTERELKLELSPEAMDKLIAVGYDPVYGARPLKRAIQRWIENPLAQLILSGRFMPGETAKGVVENDEIVFV, from the coding sequence AATCCAGAACCCGACCGGCGACGTCAACATGTCGCAGGATCTGGCGCGCCTGCTCAACCAGGCCGATCGCCTGGCCCAGCAGAAGGGCGACCAATTCATCTCCAGCGAATTGGTGCTGCTCGCCGCGATGGATGAGAACAGCAAGTTGGGAAAACTGCTGCTCGGCCAGGGCGTGAGCAAGAAAGCCCTGGAAAACGCGATCAATAACCTGCGCGGCGGTGAGGCGGTCAATGACGCCAACCAGGAAGAGTCACGCCAGGCGCTGGATAAATACACCATCGACCTGACCAAGCGCGCCGAAGAAGGCAAGCTCGATCCGGTGATCGGCCGTGACGACGAAATTCGCCGCACGATTCAGGTCCTGCAGCGCCGCACCAAGAATAACCCGGTGTTGATCGGCGAGCCGGGCGTGGGTAAAACCGCCATCGCCGAAGGCTTGGCCCAGCGCATCATCAACGGTGAAGTGCCGGATGGCCTGAGAGGCAAGCGCCTGTTGTCCCTGGACATGGGGGCGCTGATAGCCGGTGCCAAGTACCGCGGCGAATTCGAAGAGCGCCTCAAGTCCCTACTCAACGAACTGTCGAAGCAGGAAGGGCAGATCATTCTGTTCATCGACGAATTGCACACCATGGTCGGCGCGGGCAAGGGCGAAGGCTCGATGGACGCCGGCAACATGCTCAAACCGGCATTGGCTCGCGGTGAACTGCATTGCGTCGGCGCGACCACGCTCAACGAGTACCGCCAATATATAGAGAAGGACGCGGCCCTCGAACGGCGCTTCCAGAAAGTTTTGGTGGACGAGCCGAGCGAAGAAGACACCATCGCCATCCTGCGTGGCCTTAAAGAGCGTTACGAGGTTCACCACAAGGTGGCGATCACCGATGGTGCAATCATTGCCGCGGCCAAGCTCAGTCATCGCTACATCACTGACCGCCAGCTGCCGGACAAGGCCATCGACCTGATCGACGAAGCCGCCAGCCGCATCCGCATGGAAATCGACTCCAAACCGGAAGTGCTGGACCGTCTGGAGCGTCGTCTGATTCAGCTGAAGGTGGAATCCCAGGCGCTGAAGAAAGAAAGCGACGACGCGGCGAAGAAACGTCTGGAAAAACTGCAGGAAGAAATCGCCCGTCACGAGCGCGAGTATTCGGACCTCGAAGAAATCTGGAATTCGGAAAAAGCCGAAGTCCAGGGTTCGGCGCAGATCCAGCAGAAAATCGAACAGTCCCGTCAGGAACTGGAAGCCGCGCGCCGTAAAGGTGATTTGAACCGCATGGCCGAGCTGCAATATGGGGTGATCCCGGACCTGGAGCGCAGCCTGCAAATGGTCGATCAGCATGGCAAAAGCGAAAACCAGTTGCTGCGCAGCAAGGTGACTGAGGAAGAGATCGCTGAAGTGGTGTCGAAGTGGACCGGCATCCCCGTGGCGAAAATGCTCGAGGGCGAGCGCGAAAAACTGATGAAGATGGAAAGCCTGTTGCACCAACGTGTGATTGGTCAGGACGAAGCAGTGATCGCCGTCTCCAACGCGGTGCGGCGCTCCCGTGCCGGGTTGTCCGATCCGAATCGTCCGAGCGGCTCGTTCATGTTCCTCGGCCCGACCGGTGTCGGGAAAACCGAGTTGTGCAAGGCACTGGCCGAGTTCCTCTTTGATACTGAAGAGGCGATGGTGCGGATCGACATGTCCGAGTTCATGGAGAAGCATTCCGTGGCTCGCCTGATCGGCGCGCCACCAGGCTATGTAGGGTATGAAGAGGGCGGTTACCTGACCGAGGCAGTGCGTCGCAAGCCTTATTCGGTGATCCTCTTGGACGAGGTCGAGAAGGCCCATCCGGACGTGTTCAACATCTTGCTGCAAGTGCTCGAAGATGGCCGTTTGACCGACAGCCATGGTCGCACGGTGGATTTCAAAAATACCGTGATCGTCATGACTTCCAACCTGGGGTCGGTGCAGATCCAGGAATTGGTCGGTGATCGTGAGGCGCAACGTGCAGCGGTGATGGATGCGATTTCCACGCACTTCCGGCCGGAGTTCATCAACCGGGTCGACGAAGTGGTGATCTTCGAGCCGCTGGCTCGGGATCAGATCGCGGGCATTACCGAGATTCAGTTGGGTCGCCTGCGTAGCCGCCTGACCGAGCGCGAGCTGAAGCTTGAGCTGAGCCCGGAAGCGATGGATAAACTGATCGCCGTCGGATACGACCCGGTCTATGGCGCACGGCCGCTCAAACGAGCGATCCAGCGTTGGATCGAGAACCCGCTGGCACAGCTGATTCTATCGGGTCGTTTCATGCCCGGAGAGACCGCCAAAGGTGTGGTGGAGAATGACGAAATCGTCTTCGTCTGA
- a CDS encoding methyl-accepting chemotaxis protein — MFLRQLNIAPRAALGFALIAVLVALLGVFALGQMSSIRDSEVAVETQWLPSIRGGDEIRELMLRIRTISLRMALDQDPKNIATYRSQMDTRDKELSEKIAAYDKLVTTAEGQQLYDQFKKTFAAYRSGIAQSFTLAEQGKREELTKLLLIDMKTVVDGSGKQLNDLAELFTRQVAAESQRSQEHYANSRMIVSLFIALAALATVGLAMLLTRSIVKPLAEALSAAENVARGDLTRPIETHGSDEVSRLLKALATMQHNLRETLQGISGSAAQLATAADELNAVTLDSTQNLQQQNNEIEQAATAVTEMTTAVEEVARNAVSTSDATRQSSESAHVGQQRVSETVSAISALASDVQTTGGLVQSLANQSKDIGKVLDVIRAIAEQTNLLALNAAIEAARAGESGRGFAVVADEVRALAYRTQQSTQEIEQMVQGMRTGSTQALDSMQASSSRAASTLALAEHAGEALQTITASVHQIHERNLVIASAAEEQAQVAREVDRNLVNIRDLSVRSAAGADQTSASSHELSQLANSLRTMVQRFQV, encoded by the coding sequence ATGTTTCTTCGTCAGTTGAATATTGCCCCTCGCGCCGCGCTGGGTTTTGCCTTGATCGCGGTACTGGTGGCGTTGCTCGGGGTGTTTGCATTGGGGCAGATGTCGAGCATTCGCGACAGCGAGGTGGCGGTGGAGACCCAATGGCTGCCGAGCATTCGCGGCGGTGACGAGATTCGCGAGCTCATGTTGCGCATCCGTACTATTTCCCTGCGCATGGCCCTAGATCAGGATCCGAAGAACATCGCCACTTATCGCAGCCAGATGGACACGCGCGACAAGGAGTTGAGCGAGAAAATCGCCGCCTATGACAAACTGGTCACCACCGCTGAGGGCCAGCAGTTGTATGACCAGTTCAAAAAAACCTTCGCCGCCTACCGCAGCGGCATCGCTCAATCCTTCACCCTCGCTGAGCAAGGGAAGCGTGAAGAGCTGACCAAACTGCTGCTGATCGACATGAAGACCGTTGTCGACGGTTCGGGCAAACAGCTCAACGATCTGGCGGAACTGTTCACCCGGCAAGTGGCCGCCGAGAGCCAGAGATCCCAAGAGCACTATGCCAACTCCCGGATGATCGTCAGTCTGTTCATTGCCCTCGCGGCGCTGGCCACGGTCGGCCTTGCGATGCTGTTGACCCGCAGCATCGTCAAACCCTTGGCTGAGGCGTTGAGCGCTGCGGAAAACGTGGCACGAGGCGATCTGACCCGCCCTATCGAAACCCATGGCAGCGACGAAGTGAGCCGCTTGCTCAAGGCCCTGGCGACCATGCAACACAACCTGCGTGAAACCTTGCAGGGCATCAGCGGTTCGGCGGCACAATTGGCGACGGCAGCTGATGAATTGAACGCGGTCACCCTAGACAGCACCCAGAATCTGCAACAGCAGAACAACGAGATTGAACAAGCGGCGACGGCCGTCACCGAAATGACCACGGCGGTGGAGGAGGTCGCACGCAATGCGGTTTCTACCTCCGATGCCACGCGCCAATCCAGTGAGTCGGCACACGTTGGTCAGCAGCGAGTGAGCGAAACGGTGAGTGCCATCAGCGCCCTTGCCAGCGATGTGCAGACAACTGGCGGCTTGGTGCAATCATTGGCCAACCAGTCCAAGGACATCGGCAAGGTGCTGGATGTGATCCGTGCCATTGCCGAACAGACCAACCTGCTGGCTCTCAACGCGGCCATCGAAGCGGCGCGCGCGGGCGAAAGCGGTCGAGGTTTCGCGGTGGTTGCCGACGAAGTGCGCGCCTTGGCGTACCGCACGCAACAGTCGACTCAGGAAATCGAACAAATGGTTCAGGGCATGCGCACTGGCTCAACCCAAGCGTTGGACTCCATGCAAGCCAGCTCCTCGCGGGCAGCCAGCACCCTGGCGTTGGCGGAGCATGCGGGCGAAGCGCTGCAGACCATCACCGCTTCGGTTCACCAGATCCACGAACGCAATTTGGTGATTGCCAGCGCCGCCGAAGAGCAGGCGCAAGTGGCGCGTGAAGTTGATCGCAACCTGGTGAACATTCGCGATTTGTCGGTACGCTCCGCCGCCGGTGCCGATCAGACCAGCGCCTCCAGCCATGAGTTGTCGCAGTTGGCCAACTCGTTGCGGACCATGGTGCAGCGGTTTCAGGTGTAA
- a CDS encoding EF-hand domain-containing protein, with protein MSRTTTLSKNTVGLLGAVLAGGLMLSGSVFAAQPLTQGYMVASAETSVKNPEGKCGEGKCGDASMAKTDTDGDGQVSRAEFLKVAPKADFDKIDTNHDGQISEQEAFNNVKANYEANGKQMPKGLFEHLKDNS; from the coding sequence ATGTCCCGTACCACTACTCTCAGCAAAAACACCGTTGGCCTGCTCGGCGCTGTCCTGGCTGGTGGCCTGATGTTGTCCGGCTCCGTATTCGCCGCGCAGCCACTGACCCAGGGCTACATGGTCGCCTCGGCCGAAACTTCGGTAAAAAACCCAGAAGGCAAATGTGGCGAAGGCAAGTGCGGCGATGCCTCGATGGCCAAGACCGACACCGATGGCGATGGTCAGGTGTCCCGTGCGGAGTTCCTGAAAGTGGCGCCCAAGGCCGACTTCGACAAGATCGATACCAACCACGATGGTCAAATCTCGGAACAAGAGGCTTTCAATAACGTGAAAGCCAACTACGAAGCCAATGGCAAACAAATGCCAAAAGGCTTGTTCGAACACCTGAAAGACAATAGCTAA
- a CDS encoding NAD(P)/FAD-dependent oxidoreductase: MTHRIVIVGGGAGGLELATRLGKTLGKRGTASVMLVDANLTHIWKPLLHEVAAGSLNSSEDELNYVAQAKWNHFEFQLGRMSGLDRKQKKIQLAATYDEAGLELVPAREVPYDSLVIAVGSTTNDFGTQGAAQHCLFLDTRKQAERFHQQLLNHYLRAHAGQTDTVQQISVAIVGAGATGVELAAELHNAAHELAAYGLDRIKPENMHITLIEAGPRVLPALPERIGGPVHKTLEKLGVNVMTNAAVSEVTADSLITADGQVINASLKVWAAGIRAPGFLKDIDGLETNRINQLQVLPTLQTTRDENIFAFGDCAACPQPGSDRNVPPRAQAAHQQASLLAKSLKLRIEGKPLPGYKYTDYGSLISLSRFSAVGNLMGNLTGSVMLEGWLARMFYVSLYRMHQMALYGAFRTAMLMLGSKIGRGTEPRLKLH; the protein is encoded by the coding sequence ATGACTCATCGTATTGTCATCGTTGGCGGCGGCGCCGGCGGTCTGGAGTTGGCTACCCGTCTGGGTAAGACTCTGGGCAAGCGCGGCACGGCCAGTGTGATGCTGGTCGACGCGAACCTGACCCACATCTGGAAACCGCTGTTGCACGAAGTCGCGGCAGGTTCCCTGAACTCTTCCGAAGACGAACTCAACTATGTCGCCCAGGCAAAATGGAACCACTTCGAGTTCCAGCTGGGGCGCATGAGCGGGCTCGATCGCAAGCAGAAGAAAATCCAGCTGGCCGCCACTTACGACGAGGCCGGCCTGGAGCTGGTACCCGCGCGGGAAGTGCCTTACGACTCGCTGGTGATCGCCGTCGGCAGCACCACCAACGACTTCGGTACTCAAGGCGCGGCGCAACACTGCTTGTTCCTCGACACCCGTAAACAGGCTGAACGCTTCCATCAGCAATTGCTCAATCACTACCTCCGCGCCCACGCCGGGCAGACCGACACGGTGCAACAGATCAGCGTGGCCATCGTCGGTGCCGGTGCCACCGGGGTCGAACTGGCGGCGGAACTGCACAACGCCGCCCATGAGCTGGCGGCTTATGGTCTGGACCGGATCAAGCCGGAAAACATGCACATCACCCTGATCGAAGCCGGGCCACGGGTACTCCCGGCCCTGCCAGAGCGGATCGGCGGGCCTGTGCATAAAACCCTGGAGAAACTCGGGGTCAACGTCATGACCAATGCCGCGGTCAGTGAAGTGACCGCCGACAGCCTGATTACCGCCGACGGCCAAGTGATCAACGCCAGCCTGAAAGTCTGGGCTGCCGGGATTCGCGCACCGGGTTTCCTCAAGGACATCGATGGCCTGGAAACCAACCGTATCAACCAGTTGCAAGTGCTGCCGACCCTGCAAACCACCCGCGACGAAAACATCTTCGCCTTCGGTGACTGCGCGGCGTGCCCGCAACCGGGCAGCGACCGCAATGTACCGCCCCGCGCCCAGGCGGCGCACCAACAGGCTTCGTTACTGGCCAAATCGCTGAAACTGCGGATCGAAGGCAAGCCCCTGCCGGGGTATAAGTACACCGATTACGGCTCGCTGATCTCGCTGTCGCGTTTTTCGGCTGTGGGTAACTTGATGGGTAACCTGACCGGCAGCGTAATGCTCGAGGGCTGGCTGGCGCGGATGTTTTATGTGTCGCTGTACCGCATGCACCAGATGGCGCTGTATGGCGCGTTCCGCACGGCGATGCTGATGCTGGGCAGCAAGATTGGACGCGGGACCGAGCCGCGGCTCAAGTTGCACTAA
- a CDS encoding DUF3094 domain-containing protein, whose protein sequence is MTSRLNPDDQKHVEEYLQLSQHRVERRPFRPWMLLVVVLAVTIGLGLLSRLISYLTL, encoded by the coding sequence ATGACCAGCCGCCTGAACCCCGACGACCAGAAGCATGTCGAAGAGTACCTGCAGTTGTCCCAGCACCGAGTCGAGCGCCGGCCTTTCCGGCCGTGGATGCTCCTGGTGGTGGTGTTGGCAGTGACCATTGGTTTAGGCCTGTTGAGCCGCTTGATCAGTTACCTGACGCTATGA
- a CDS encoding DUF1780 domain-containing protein — MDDSDYLRLLTIAAEQANTFLSNARKWERERWVCQRLLQGLNIPYRADEFAPAGEPPDVLFRDANFEVFFVLDEGRRLNDEWRDELQRRRSAFSLSQLVRREAKPRRIPANEFLLRLAPTLRKKAHNYKERGMDLGDLDIIAFASLKREVLDLNSHFPPPTEYLRQGWRSLSLVGPTFARVLFAHPDAPDFLRSNLGRSIVFDVGISL, encoded by the coding sequence ATGGACGACTCAGATTATTTACGCCTGCTGACCATTGCGGCCGAGCAAGCCAATACGTTCCTTTCCAATGCCCGCAAATGGGAGCGTGAGCGTTGGGTTTGCCAGCGCCTGCTGCAAGGCCTGAACATTCCCTATCGCGCCGATGAGTTCGCCCCCGCCGGGGAGCCGCCGGACGTGCTGTTTCGCGACGCGAACTTCGAGGTGTTCTTCGTGCTCGACGAGGGCCGACGCCTCAACGACGAATGGCGCGATGAACTGCAACGCCGGCGCAGCGCGTTTTCCCTGAGCCAACTGGTGCGCCGCGAGGCCAAGCCCCGACGCATCCCGGCCAATGAATTCCTGCTGAGACTGGCGCCCACCTTGCGCAAAAAAGCCCACAACTACAAAGAACGCGGTATGGATTTGGGGGATCTGGATATCATCGCCTTCGCCAGCCTCAAGCGCGAAGTGCTGGACCTCAATAGCCACTTCCCGCCGCCCACCGAATACCTGCGTCAGGGCTGGCGCTCGTTGTCGCTGGTCGGCCCGACCTTCGCACGCGTGCTCTTCGCCCACCCGGATGCTCCGGATTTCCTGCGCAGCAACCTGGGGCGCAGTATCGTCTTCGATGTGGGGATCAGCCTGTGA